In one Myotis daubentonii chromosome 1, mMyoDau2.1, whole genome shotgun sequence genomic region, the following are encoded:
- the PSMB5 gene encoding proteasome subunit beta type-5 — MALASVLESSVPANRHGFFGLGGRADLLDLGPGSPSDGLSLAAPSWGVPEEPRIEILHGTTTLAFKFKHGVIVAADSRATAGAYIASQTVKKVIEINPYLLGTMAGGAADCSFWERLLARQCRIYELRNKERISVAAASKLLANMVYQYKGMGLSMGTMICGWDKRGPGLYYVDSEGNRISGVTFSVGSGSVYAYGVMDRGYSYDLDVEEAYDLARRAIYQATYRDAYSGGSVNLYHVREDGWIRVSSDNVADLHDKYTRSTP, encoded by the exons ATGGCGCTGGCCAGTGTGTTGGAGAGCTCGGTACCGGCGAACCGGCACGGGTTTTTCGGACTCGGGGGTCGTGCAGATCTGTTGGACCTGGGTCCAGGTAGTCCCAGCGATGGGCTGAGCCTTGCCGCACCCAGCTGGGGTGTCCCAGAGGAGCCGAGGATCGAAATACTTCATGGGACCACCACCCTGGCCTTCAAG TTTAAACATGGAGTCATTGTTGCAGCGGACTCCCGGGCCACAGCGGGCGCCTACATTGCCTCCCAGACGGTAAAGAAGGTGATAGAGATCAACCCCTACCTGCTGGGCACCATGGCTGGGGGTGCAGCGGATTGCAGCTTCTGGGAGCGGCTATTGGCTCGGCAGTGTCGAATCTATGAGCTTCGAAACAAGGAACGCATCTCAGTAGCAGCTGCCTCCAAACTGCTCGCCAACATGGTTTATCAGTATAAAGGCATGGGGCTGTCCATGGGCACCATGATCTGTGGCTGGGACAAGAGAGGCCCTG GCCTCTACTACGTGGACAGTGAAGGAAACCGGATCTCGGGGGTCACCTTCTCTGTAGGTTCTGGCTCTGTGTATGCATATGGGGTCATGGACCGGGGTTACTCCTATGACCTAGACGTGGAAGAGGCCTATGATCTGGCCCGTCGAGCCATCTACCAAGCCACCTATAGAGATGCCTACTCAGGAGGTTCGGTCAACCTCTACCATGTCCGTGAGGATGGCTGGATCCGAGTCTCCAGTGATAATGTAGCTGATTTACATGACAAGTACACTCGATCTACCCCCTGA